In the genome of Cloacibacillus sp., one region contains:
- a CDS encoding TRAP transporter substrate-binding protein produces MKRGKMFYLSMVLTMAAAMILSSFSAAMADPAKYASLKPMTLLYPHTSPKTEANALMADLIKKYAEAETGGKLTIEVMPAAQLGTAQETAQQLQDGSVSISSEQVYSMVDFIPEVSVFDMLFMFSTYDKNTIDKTLNSGPVNKFLQERYNKAGFQLLGYMQGATFRETTSNRKLNGPADFKGMKIRTLPSNNFVVGWKAMGTAPTPITIGELYLSLQQKLVEAQENPYDIILSNNFNEVQKYLCATHHNLYIMHVVMNKKFYDSLPKEYRGALELAVKKARTEIGGSMPQLAENSKKELLKRGMTLIEYDNKTFDQLRASVKPQWDSIRKIAGNQVVDLMVKELNANSKKK; encoded by the coding sequence ATGAAACGCGGAAAAATGTTCTATCTTTCAATGGTTTTGACAATGGCGGCGGCGATGATCCTGTCTTCTTTCTCAGCGGCGATGGCGGACCCGGCAAAATATGCCAGCCTCAAGCCGATGACGCTGCTCTATCCGCATACCTCGCCCAAAACTGAGGCCAATGCCCTGATGGCCGATCTCATCAAGAAATACGCGGAGGCGGAGACCGGCGGAAAGCTTACGATCGAGGTAATGCCCGCCGCGCAGCTTGGAACGGCGCAGGAGACGGCCCAGCAGCTCCAGGACGGCAGCGTCAGCATCAGCTCGGAGCAGGTCTATTCAATGGTGGATTTCATCCCCGAGGTGTCGGTGTTCGACATGCTCTTCATGTTCTCCACCTATGACAAGAACACGATCGACAAGACGCTTAATTCCGGCCCCGTGAACAAATTCCTCCAGGAAAGATACAACAAGGCGGGATTCCAGCTCCTCGGCTACATGCAGGGCGCGACATTCCGTGAGACGACGTCGAATAGAAAGCTCAACGGTCCCGCAGATTTCAAGGGCATGAAGATCAGGACCCTGCCGAGCAACAACTTTGTCGTCGGCTGGAAGGCGATGGGTACCGCTCCCACTCCGATAACGATCGGCGAACTCTATCTCTCGCTTCAGCAGAAGCTCGTCGAGGCTCAAGAAAATCCCTACGACATAATCCTCTCTAATAACTTCAACGAAGTGCAGAAGTACCTCTGCGCCACGCATCACAACCTCTATATAATGCACGTAGTCATGAACAAGAAATTCTACGATTCGCTTCCCAAGGAATACCGCGGGGCCCTGGAGCTGGCGGTGAAAAAGGCGCGGACGGAGATCGGCGGCTCGATGCCGCAGCTTGCCGAAAACTCCAAGAAAGAGCTCCTCAAACGCGGCATGACCCTGATTGAATATGACAACAAAACCTTCGATCAGCTCCGCGCCTCCGTCAAGCCGCAGTGGGACAGCATCCGCAAGATTGCCGGAAACCAGGTCGTCGATCTGATGGTCAAGGAACTCAACGCCAACTCTAAGAAAAAATAG
- a CDS encoding TRAP transporter small permease, translating into MKVIRWLDKHFEETVLIVLMIGISCTMFLQVIMRYVFNMPLTWPEELSRYMWIWTVFFSMSYTIYMRNMLRVDVLAEFLPEKVRQALEICIQFLSLGIYSVFTYYSLIVYCSLVVSGRVSPALRIPMYLVYSALCIGFFLSVVRTIQLIVELIMAMRGKKSEHLKMMEEMQETMKKEGI; encoded by the coding sequence ATGAAAGTTATCCGCTGGCTTGATAAACATTTTGAAGAGACCGTCCTTATCGTCCTCATGATAGGCATCTCATGCACGATGTTTCTGCAGGTCATAATGCGCTATGTCTTTAATATGCCGCTCACATGGCCGGAGGAGCTCAGCCGCTATATGTGGATATGGACCGTGTTTTTCAGTATGAGTTACACGATCTACATGAGAAACATGCTCCGCGTCGACGTCCTCGCCGAATTTCTTCCGGAAAAGGTCAGACAGGCGCTTGAAATATGTATCCAGTTCCTCAGCCTCGGCATCTATTCCGTGTTTACCTATTACTCGCTGATAGTCTACTGTTCGCTGGTGGTGAGCGGGCGCGTATCTCCCGCGCTGAGGATTCCGATGTATCTGGTCTACAGCGCCCTCTGCATCGGATTTTTCCTGAGTGTGGTACGCACGATACAGCTCATCGTCGAGCTCATCATGGCGATGCGCGGCAAAAAGAGCGAACACCTGAAGATGATGGAAGAGATGCAGGAAACGATGAAGAAGGAGGGAATATAA
- a CDS encoding SDR family NAD(P)-dependent oxidoreductase encodes MILEGKKAVISGGNAGIGRAITLAYAKEGADVAIYGRNEEKNAAVAAEAEALGVKAYPIRCDVSKPEEVASAVKRSAELLGRIDILANVAGISPKKPGGFKIPFYELEIDTWREVMAVNLDSVFYVSRLVSRYMIEQRYGKIINMSSIVGLTGSEHGPASACYSASKAGIVSLTCSMAYELAEYNITVNAAAPGRIATAMSGANNEYYNRRNLNDIPAKRFGTPEEVADFFVFYASDKSSYITGETTLITGGWLIR; translated from the coding sequence ATGATTCTTGAAGGAAAAAAGGCGGTCATAAGCGGCGGCAACGCGGGAATAGGGAGAGCCATCACGCTCGCCTACGCAAAAGAGGGCGCGGATGTCGCGATATACGGGCGCAATGAGGAAAAGAACGCCGCCGTCGCGGCGGAGGCGGAAGCCCTGGGCGTAAAGGCCTATCCGATCCGCTGCGACGTCTCAAAGCCGGAAGAGGTCGCGTCGGCGGTGAAGCGCTCCGCGGAGCTGCTTGGCAGGATAGACATACTCGCGAATGTCGCGGGGATATCTCCGAAAAAGCCCGGGGGGTTCAAAATACCCTTTTATGAGCTGGAGATCGACACCTGGCGCGAGGTGATGGCGGTCAATCTGGACTCCGTATTTTACGTCTCCCGTCTCGTCAGCCGCTATATGATCGAGCAGCGGTATGGGAAGATAATCAATATGTCCTCGATAGTCGGTCTGACGGGCAGCGAACACGGCCCGGCCTCGGCCTGTTATTCGGCTTCGAAGGCGGGGATAGTTTCGCTGACGTGCTCGATGGCCTACGAGCTTGCGGAATATAACATCACGGTCAACGCCGCGGCCCCCGGAAGGATCGCCACCGCGATGTCCGGAGCGAACAACGAGTATTACAACAGGCGCAACCTGAACGACATACCAGCCAAACGCTTTGGAACGCCCGAAGAGGTGGCGGATTTTTTTGTCTTTTACGCCTCGGACAAATCTTCGTACATCACGGGTGAGACGACGCTTATTACCGGCGGATGGCTGATAAGGTGA
- a CDS encoding sugar phosphate isomerase/epimerase: MARKYSIAHLTWLPWTPAEMIYNTHLLDYDYVSLRTISQGLPGEVNHDISNGSELFKLTEQALKDTGMRINDIELAKIDENTTEIKKYEPHLEAAAKLGVKNVITNIWTPDKAFYTEKFGELCDLAAKYGMSVNLEFVTWAEVKDLKSARELLAAVKRENALILLDTLHFYRSRVTPAELKDTPKELFKTVHICDAGREIPTDKESLVHTGRAERLYVGEGAIDIAGIVKNLNDDVVLCVEMPHVKRVARIGAVEHARRTLETAKEYFKAHGIE, encoded by the coding sequence ATGGCGAGAAAATATTCGATCGCGCATCTTACCTGGCTTCCATGGACTCCCGCGGAGATGATCTATAATACCCATCTGCTCGACTATGACTATGTGAGCCTGCGCACCATAAGCCAGGGGCTGCCGGGAGAGGTAAACCACGACATATCCAACGGCAGCGAGCTTTTCAAACTTACAGAGCAGGCGCTCAAAGACACTGGGATGCGGATCAATGATATAGAGCTTGCGAAAATCGACGAAAATACGACGGAGATAAAAAAATACGAACCGCACCTTGAAGCGGCCGCGAAGCTCGGCGTGAAAAATGTGATAACCAACATCTGGACGCCGGATAAGGCTTTTTATACGGAAAAGTTCGGCGAGCTGTGCGATCTGGCGGCGAAGTATGGCATGTCCGTGAATCTTGAGTTCGTCACCTGGGCGGAGGTCAAAGACCTTAAGAGCGCCAGAGAGCTTCTCGCGGCGGTCAAAAGGGAGAACGCCCTCATACTTCTCGATACCCTGCACTTCTACCGCTCGCGCGTAACGCCGGCGGAGCTGAAAGATACCCCCAAAGAGCTTTTTAAGACCGTTCATATCTGCGACGCCGGCAGGGAGATCCCGACTGATAAGGAGAGCCTCGTTCACACAGGACGGGCGGAGCGTCTCTATGTCGGCGAGGGCGCGATAGATATCGCCGGTATTGTGAAAAATCTCAACGACGACGTCGTCCTCTGCGTGGAGATGCCGCACGTTAAGAGGGTGGCCCGGATAGGCGCTGTGGAGCACGCGCGCCGGACGCTGGAGACGGCGAAAGAATATTTCAAAGCGCACGGAATAGAATAA
- a CDS encoding SDR family NAD(P)-dependent oxidoreductase, which produces MRVKDKIAVFIGGGSDIATATAVKFIEEGATVILVDYDESVFERVKGSYAGMEDKVRKYVADARSYEGIEAAVKSALDEFGRIDILINCAGILIHKPIDVLTVKEWQDVIDINLTGIFNSCKAVTPGMKERKYGRIVNISSIGGRTGRPGVGVNYAAAKAGIVGLTQTLARELAPWNITANVVAPGPLKGRMFFGMEQHLIDGLIKNIPLGRVGEMDEIAYAILYLASDEAGWTTGEVLDVNGGAYI; this is translated from the coding sequence ATGAGAGTGAAGGATAAAATTGCGGTGTTTATTGGCGGAGGCTCGGATATAGCTACCGCCACGGCGGTAAAATTTATCGAGGAGGGCGCCACCGTTATTCTCGTCGACTACGATGAGAGCGTCTTTGAAAGGGTAAAGGGCTCCTACGCCGGTATGGAGGACAAGGTGCGCAAATATGTGGCCGACGCCCGCAGCTATGAAGGGATAGAGGCGGCGGTGAAGTCGGCGCTGGACGAGTTCGGACGCATAGACATACTGATAAACTGCGCCGGGATCCTCATTCATAAACCGATAGACGTGCTCACCGTAAAAGAGTGGCAGGACGTCATAGACATCAACCTGACGGGCATATTCAACTCCTGCAAGGCGGTGACACCCGGAATGAAAGAGAGAAAATACGGCCGTATAGTCAATATATCTTCCATCGGCGGCCGCACGGGACGTCCCGGTGTCGGCGTCAACTACGCCGCCGCGAAGGCCGGGATAGTCGGCCTGACACAGACCCTCGCAAGAGAGCTTGCTCCGTGGAACATCACTGCGAACGTCGTCGCCCCCGGTCCCCTCAAAGGGCGCATGTTCTTTGGCATGGAGCAGCATCTGATCGATGGGCTGATAAAAAATATCCCCCTGGGCCGTGTCGGCGAAATGGACGAGATCGCCTACGCCATCCTCTATCTTGCCAGCGACGAGGCGGGATGGACGACCGGCGAAGTGCTCGACGTCAACGGCGGAGCCTATATCTAA
- a CDS encoding AEC family transporter, with product MDTLIRGFILILPLAFLLTAGNLLFRRGFITQSDISTLSKFLFWIISPSLLFRNAFQIDENMRTQASFFWAVAGSALLAMLVAYAAERWIFRVRDRRRIALTTAAAMRPNTIYVGLPTVQVVIGNQAIGLLALYIAIAMPLYNLLSPLSSELILARRGDMPGFLKNAVKGILKNPMVMAPACGILLVAFGMKTLPSTLDKSFQMVGSAATGMALLTLGASIEVSRAKKALASCWREVLMRLFIHPAILYCCLNAAGVDTALKNVAVLVTATPTAVTLFVLAKGIGLDGSRAAEITVLTTLLSAVTIPLWIAFLGI from the coding sequence ATGGATACGTTAATAAGGGGATTTATCCTGATCCTTCCGCTGGCCTTTCTTCTGACGGCGGGAAATCTGCTCTTTAGGAGGGGCTTCATCACCCAGAGCGATATTTCAACCCTCTCAAAATTTCTCTTTTGGATAATTTCACCCTCGCTTTTATTCCGCAACGCCTTCCAGATAGACGAAAATATGCGGACGCAGGCCTCATTCTTCTGGGCCGTGGCAGGTTCGGCGCTTCTGGCGATGCTTGTCGCCTATGCCGCGGAACGCTGGATATTCCGTGTCAGGGACAGGCGGCGGATCGCCCTTACCACCGCGGCGGCGATGCGTCCCAACACAATCTACGTTGGGCTGCCGACCGTCCAGGTGGTGATCGGAAATCAGGCTATCGGTCTGCTGGCGCTCTATATCGCCATCGCGATGCCGCTCTATAATCTTCTGTCCCCTCTGTCGAGCGAACTGATACTTGCCCGCCGCGGCGATATGCCGGGTTTTCTGAAAAATGCGGTAAAGGGCATTTTGAAAAACCCGATGGTGATGGCCCCGGCGTGCGGGATACTCCTGGTGGCCTTCGGCATGAAAACCCTGCCCTCGACGCTGGATAAGTCATTTCAAATGGTGGGCAGCGCGGCGACCGGCATGGCGCTGCTCACTCTGGGCGCTTCGATAGAGGTCAGCCGTGCAAAGAAGGCTCTCGCCTCCTGCTGGCGCGAAGTGCTGATGCGCCTCTTCATCCATCCGGCGATACTCTATTGCTGTCTCAACGCCGCCGGTGTCGACACTGCGCTGAAAAACGTCGCCGTACTGGTAACGGCGACGCCGACGGCGGTGACCCTGTTCGTCCTCGCGAAGGGCATCGGTCTGGACGGCAGCCGCGCCGCGGAGATAACCGTCCTCACGACTCTCCTCTCCGCGGTAACGATCCCGCTGTGGATCGCGTTTCTGGGCATATAA
- a CDS encoding TRAP transporter large permease, producing the protein MAGIVFFVFLFFLAMSVPIAISMIVSTLVPLIAGAPGASSIQTLIQNTFSGADSTPIIAIPLFILGGVLMAEGGISEKLFNVFAYFVGKRRAGMPIAVIMTCLFYGAISGSGPATTAAVGGMTIPLLVSLGYDKRFCAAMVAVSGGLGVIIPPSIPFVLYSLATGVSTGALFLAGVLPGFFIGVCLMVYAIVYCTIYGEDKEKIMANYNKLHEKGFWPLFKESFWAFLSPIIILGGIYTGIVTPTEAACISIFYALFIALFVYKSIKYSELWGYFGSAVRTYAPLCFLLAFATAFGRMLALIKAPAMFSNFILTYFTAQWQVLLVIVIIFYFLGMVMDTGPAILIMAPILLPLVTQVGVNPVHFGVIMVTNLAIGLSTPPFGLDLFVASGLIKDKPIAVSKPAIPFIIAFTFALLVIVYVPKLSLTLLGM; encoded by the coding sequence ATGGCCGGTATAGTATTTTTTGTCTTCCTGTTCTTTCTCGCCATGAGCGTGCCGATCGCCATCTCGATGATCGTCAGCACCCTTGTACCGCTGATCGCGGGGGCTCCGGGGGCGAGCAGCATCCAGACGCTCATACAGAATACCTTCAGCGGCGCCGACTCAACGCCGATAATAGCGATTCCCCTGTTCATCCTGGGCGGCGTCCTCATGGCGGAGGGCGGCATATCCGAAAAACTGTTCAACGTCTTCGCCTATTTTGTCGGCAAGAGAAGGGCCGGCATGCCGATAGCGGTCATCATGACCTGTCTCTTCTACGGAGCTATCTCCGGCTCCGGGCCCGCGACGACGGCGGCCGTCGGTGGAATGACGATCCCGCTCCTTGTCTCGCTCGGATATGACAAGCGTTTCTGCGCGGCGATGGTGGCGGTATCTGGAGGGCTGGGAGTCATAATCCCGCCGAGCATTCCCTTCGTGCTCTATTCGCTGGCTACCGGCGTATCTACGGGAGCGCTGTTCCTCGCCGGGGTGTTGCCGGGATTTTTCATCGGCGTCTGTCTCATGGTCTATGCCATCGTCTACTGTACGATCTACGGAGAAGACAAAGAGAAGATCATGGCGAACTACAACAAGCTTCACGAAAAGGGATTCTGGCCGCTCTTCAAAGAGAGCTTCTGGGCCTTCCTTTCGCCGATAATAATTCTCGGAGGAATCTATACGGGCATAGTCACGCCGACTGAGGCCGCCTGCATATCGATCTTCTACGCGCTCTTTATCGCGCTCTTTGTCTATAAGTCGATAAAGTACAGCGAACTCTGGGGATATTTCGGCAGCGCGGTCAGGACATACGCGCCGCTCTGCTTCCTGCTGGCCTTCGCCACGGCCTTTGGACGCATGCTGGCCCTCATCAAGGCTCCGGCGATGTTCTCCAATTTCATCCTCACCTATTTTACGGCGCAGTGGCAGGTGCTGCTGGTAATAGTCATAATATTCTACTTCCTTGGTATGGTGATGGATACCGGTCCGGCGATACTGATAATGGCCCCGATACTTCTGCCGCTGGTCACGCAGGTTGGCGTAAATCCCGTACATTTCGGCGTCATCATGGTGACGAATCTGGCTATCGGCCTCTCCACCCCGCCGTTCGGCCTTGACCTCTTCGTCGCCAGCGGCCTGATAAAGGATAAGCCTATCGCGGTCTCAAAGCCGGCGATCCCCTTTATCATCGCCTTCACATTCGCGCTGCTGGTGATCGTCTATGTGCCGAAACTCAGCCTGACGCTGCTTGGCATGTAA
- the hisD gene encoding histidinol dehydrogenase, giving the protein MRFYKEAKAKELSQNTRIFAAVKEIIERVGKHGDIAVADYNVKFGGAPAASFRMPQSELERAYDEISPELRGAIERAAANIRKFAELQRDSLWPLGEVEVEEGVFLGHSVIPVDSCCCYVPGGNHPLFSTALMLVIPAKAAGVPRVCAAVPPMRGSVLPHPATLAALKAAGADEVYAVGGAQAIAAFACGTETISPVAMIVGPGNKYVTEAKRQVYGKVGIDFIAGPSEVLVIADDCASPTVAAADILAQSEHDCDAAGILVTTSERLVRETEAEVTRQLADLDTAETAAKSWEENGRIIIADSLAEAADIANEIAPEHLEINVKEPFELMGLLRNYGSLFIGEGSAEVFGDYVAGTNHTLPTMGAARYTGGLSVMNFLKVCTFQHITPQGAAKLAPDAETMAAAEGLTAHAKAAAARIRKI; this is encoded by the coding sequence ATGAGATTCTATAAAGAGGCAAAGGCAAAAGAGCTGTCACAGAACACGCGCATATTCGCGGCGGTGAAAGAGATCATCGAGCGTGTCGGCAAACATGGGGATATCGCCGTCGCCGATTATAACGTAAAATTCGGCGGCGCGCCCGCGGCCTCATTCCGTATGCCGCAAAGCGAGCTGGAACGCGCCTACGATGAGATATCGCCGGAGCTGCGCGGCGCGATCGAGCGCGCGGCGGCAAACATCAGAAAATTCGCGGAGCTGCAAAGGGATTCCCTCTGGCCACTCGGAGAGGTAGAGGTAGAGGAGGGCGTATTCCTCGGACACTCTGTGATTCCCGTAGATTCCTGCTGCTGCTACGTCCCAGGTGGCAACCATCCGCTCTTCTCGACGGCGCTCATGCTCGTCATCCCCGCGAAGGCGGCGGGAGTGCCGCGCGTCTGCGCCGCCGTGCCGCCGATGCGGGGAAGCGTCCTGCCCCATCCCGCGACGCTCGCCGCCCTTAAGGCCGCCGGCGCTGACGAGGTCTACGCGGTAGGCGGCGCGCAGGCGATCGCCGCCTTCGCCTGCGGTACGGAGACGATCTCCCCCGTGGCGATGATCGTCGGGCCGGGCAACAAATATGTGACTGAGGCTAAGCGCCAGGTCTACGGCAAGGTCGGGATAGACTTCATCGCCGGTCCAAGCGAGGTGCTCGTTATCGCAGACGACTGCGCCTCTCCAACTGTCGCCGCCGCCGACATCCTCGCGCAGTCGGAGCACGACTGCGACGCGGCGGGAATACTCGTCACCACATCGGAGAGGCTTGTGCGCGAGACGGAGGCCGAGGTGACGCGTCAGCTCGCAGATCTTGACACGGCGGAGACAGCCGCGAAGTCCTGGGAGGAGAACGGCAGAATAATCATCGCCGATTCCCTCGCGGAGGCGGCGGATATTGCCAACGAAATAGCGCCCGAACACCTTGAGATCAACGTAAAAGAGCCCTTCGAACTGATGGGGCTGCTTCGCAACTACGGCTCGCTCTTTATCGGAGAGGGCTCCGCCGAGGTATTCGGGGACTATGTGGCGGGCACGAACCACACGCTCCCGACCATGGGCGCGGCGCGCTATACCGGCGGCCTGTCGGTGATGAACTTCCTCAAGGTCTGCACCTTCCAGCACATCACCCCGCAGGGAGCCGCAAAGCTGGCCCCTGACGCTGAAACGATGGCGGCGGCGGAGGGGCTTACGGCCCACGCAAAGGCCGCGGCGGCGAGGATCAGGAAGATATAG